The segment TATAATTATACCATTTATTTCTAATGTTATATAAAGTACTCGAAACGGTAATCATTGAAGATATATCATTCTTAGAAGGGGTTAAAGGATATTTTAGGGTGATTTTTTTGTTGTGTTTTCTCATTAAAAAAGACAGGAGAACCTGTCTTTTTTCTAGATCTTTTCTAGCCACTCTTTATTAATAATAATTTCCACTCTCTGCTTTACCACTATTTATGATAAGGTTCCCCCTTATTAATCCTAAATGCCCGATACACTTGCTCCAGTAAAATAAGTCTCATCAACTGATGGGGAAATGTCATCTTAGAAAAAGACAAGCCAAAGTCTGACCGCTTCAACACCTCATCACTCAGGCCCAAAGATCCACCAATCACAAAAGCTATTTTACTCTTGCCGTACGTCCCAAGCTCGTCTATTTTTTTCGCGAGCTTCTCAGACGTAAGTTGCTGCCCGTTTATTTCCAAGGCAATAATGTAAGTATCCGCCCCAAGTTTAGAGAGAATCCGCTCCCCCTCCTTACGCTTTACATCCTCCATATCCGCTTCACTCAAATTTTCAGGAGCTTTCTCATCTGCAACCTCAATCAAATCAATCGTAGCATAAGGACCCAACCGCTTCACATATTCCTGGATCCCCTGCTTTAAATACTTTTCCTTTAACTTCCCTACTGATACAATAAAAATTTTCATTGAACGGATCTCCTTATTAGTCCCAAGGTAACCCTGTACCAAATTTTTTAGCAAGCTCCCTTGATGTGGTCCTTCTTTCCTTTCGACGTTCCGCCCGTTGAGGCGCTGACTCATGAAGCCATTTTTCTTCATTCGTTTCTGGGTAAACCGGTGGTACATCAATTGGCCTACCGTTTTCATCGACCGCCACAAAAGTTAAAAAGGCCAACGTACAAATTTTTCGTTCTCCCGTCAGCATATTCTCACTAATTGCTTTTACAAACACTTCCATAGAGGTGTTATGTGACCAGGTTACAAACGCCTCCACACAAATTGTGTTGCCCTCAAATACTGGATGAAGAAAATCTACCGAATCCGTTGAAGCAGTGACAACTGGCTTCCGAGCATGGCGAGCAGCTGCAATCCCCCCAATATCATCTATATAGGCCATTAACTTTCCTCCAAACAATGTTCCATGACTGTTCGTATCCGGAGGTAAAACAAACGAATTTTTTATCGACAATGAATCCTTACATCGCTTCGCTTCCACAAAACCCCTTCTTTCATCACAATTTTTTCCACAATCACCTACCGCATATTTTACCACGACCATGGAAATATATGTTCTCCTACCCTTTAACCCACGGAAATTTTTAATCCCTACACACCCTCAATTCATGATAGGATAGGATACATAGATATTTTGAAAAAGGACTGACTCAAAGGTGAACAACAAAGCCCAACAACTACTCAAACAATATTACGGATATGACACCTTTCGCCCAGGACAAGAGACGATGATTCATCACGTCACCAGCAGTCATCACGCACTTGGTGTTATGCCAACCGGTGGGGGGAAGTCTCTTTGCTATCAAATTCCCGGCCTTCTCCTTGAAGGAACGGCCATCATTATTTCCCCCCTCATCTCACTCATGAAGGACCAAGTCGACGCCCTTAATAACTATGGAATCGCCGCAACCTACATCAATAGCTCCATTACCTACGAAGAACAACGAGATCGTTTGGAAAAAATGTACGAAGGTAGGTATCAATTTGTTTATGTAGCGCCCGAGCGGTTTGAGTCACCGGATTTCTTGCGGTTAGCTCGTTCCATCCAGTTGTCGTTGATTGCTTTTGATGAAGCTCATTGTATATCCCAATGGGGGCACGATTTTCGCCCAAGCTACCGCTCTGTTGTAGCAACATTAGATCAGATACCAAATTTACCTCCCTTGTTAGCTTTAACTGCAACAGCAACTAAAGCAGTTATCCAGGACATACAACGTCTTTTAAATATTTCGGACAAGCATGTGGTAAACACAGGATTTGCACGGAATAACTTGCATTTTCAAGTAGTTAAAGGAATGAATAAGCACGATTTCTTACTTTCCTATATCCGTAACCGATCCCATGAATCTGGTATTATCTATGCAGCTACAAGAAAAGATGTGGATTCCATCCATGCCTTTTTATCCAAACAGAAGGTAAAAGTAGCCCGTTACCATGCCGGTATGTCTGAGCAGGAACGAAAGGATGCTCAACAATCTTTTATCCAAGATGAACTCCCTGTAATGGTAGCAACCAACGCTTTTGGAATGGGCATTGATAAATCTAACGTAAGATATGTGATTCACTATGCTATTCCAATGAATCTTGAATCCTATTATCAAGAGGCTGGTCGTGCAGGACGTGACGGACTCGAGAGTGATTGTGTGTTACTTTTTGCGGGACAAGACGTTCATTTGCAAAAATTTTTAATTGAACAATCCTTAATGAATGAGGAAAAAAAGCAGCAGGAATACGATAAACTTCAAAAAATGGTGAATTATGTACACACCAACCGCTGCTTGCAGCGATATATGTTGGATTACTTTTCTGACCCACATGACATCAACGATTGTGGGAAGTGCTCAAATTGTAAAGATGAGTCTGAAAAAGAGGATGTTACACGAGAAGCCCAAATGATACTATCCTGTGTGAAGCGTATGGATGAACGCTTTGGTTCCGGGATGGTTGCGAAAGTATTAAAAGGTTCTAAAGTAAAAAAAGTATTAGATTTCAAGTTAGATAAGCTTAGCACTTATGGACTCATGAGTAAGCACACCGAAAAAGATATATTAGATTTAATCCATTATTTAACTGCAGATGGATTCCTACAGCAGGAAGATGCCAAATTTCCAGTGTTAAAATTAACTCCTTCATCGATTGGAGTTCTAAAGGGGCAGGAGAAAGTTTTCGTGAAGCGATTAAAACTTTCTCGTCCAATGGAAACGAATGTGGACAAGGATCTATTTGAAGAGCTTCGACAGGTACGTAAGATTTTTGCTGAGGAAAAAGGGTTACCACCATATATCATATTCCCTGATTCTACTCTAAAGGATATGTGCCTGCGTCTGCCAAAATCTTCAGAGGAAATGCTTGCTGTTAATGGTGTTGGTGACCGTAAACTTCGTGAGTATGGACATGAATTTTTAAGAGTGATTATAGCACATGTGGAGAAAAAGAAAAGTATTGAAGTATAAAACTTGTAGCATAAGGCCAAGCCTTATGCTATTTTATTACTTCTAAAAATCTTTACCCGTTCTAGCACCTTGAAAGAACTGTCGCCAACTTCCATTTGACTTTCGTATTGCTAAAAATACATATAAACTTGTTGTCCAATTTCCCATTAAAAGAATTAAAATAATCCACAGAATCTTTTGTATGGTACTTCTTTCACGATAAATTATCCACATACAAAATAAAAATAAACCAATATATAAATCAACCGCGTTCATTTTTCCCCAGGTTAAATCTAAAATTGCTAATTCTTGAGATATGATTTTTCCCGTACTTGCACCCACAATAAAAGAAATGGACATGATAATCCACAATCCAAAGCTTATTCATTTAACTGCAATCATGTGGTTTATCCTCTCCTTTTCTTGATGATTTACGTTTAAACATGTGGATAGGGATAAAAATCGCCATATTTTTCGAAAACGATAACAAAATCCACAAGTTATCCACAAATTTATGCACATATTCACATTTAGTTTCCCTTATTTTGTGGAAGAATAAGTGTTCGCCACAATATATGTTGGCTTATTCCCACAATATTCACAGGTTGTGGATAAAGAAGATGAGTTATCCACTTTTTCTAGGGTTGGAAAAGTTTCATATTCATCCACAATTTTATCTAATGCTAATTCAACATGATCATTGCAAACATAGAGATTCATTATTTTTACTCCCTCCTACAACTACATACCCTTTTTAATTTAGTCCTTAACTCTTATATATTTTTCTTAAAAATTAAAACCATACTTAATAATCAAAAGTACCTATCTTAATTGATAGGTACTCATCAAAAAGCTAATAAGATTGAGAGGCTAACTCTAGAGTAGTTTCTTGCCGTTCTCCATCTCGGTAGAAGATTACTTTCATTTCATCTCCTATTTGTTTTTCATTATATAAATACTTTCTTAGATCCAAAATATCTTGTATTGGTTGATCATCTAGTTGGACAATCACATCATATCGATCCAGTCCTGCTCGATCGGCTGGTGATCCAAGCTCGGTACTTCTTATATATACCCCTCCGGTTACATCGGCAGGTAGTCTAAAAGTATTCGTCCATTCACGGCTAGGTACGTCCCCTAAGGAGTACGCTTCTATTCCAATGAGAGGGCGTTGCACAACTCCATTTTTCTCTAATTGATCAATGATTGGAAGTGCACTATCAATCGGAATGGCAAGACCAATTCCTTCAACAGCATTTTGTGCAATTTTCATGGAATTAATCCCTATTAATTGTCCACGAATGTTAATCAGAGCACCACCGCTGTTCCCAGGATTGATCGCAGCATCCGTTTGTAGGGCCTCTGATTGCCAATCCGTACTCCCATCTCCATCAAAATCCTGAGGAATAGCTCGTTCTTTTCCACTAATTATTCCTTGGGTTACAGATCCAGAAAAGTCTAATCCTAATGGATTTCCGATAGCAATCGCAGGTTCTCCAACCTTTACATTAGAAGAATTTCCAATCTCAATGACTTGATTAATTGGATCTCCATCTATTTCGACTACTGCTAGATCTGTAAAATAATCACTTCCCCTTAAAGTTCCATCCAATCTTGTTCCATCAGCTAGAACAACTTCAAGTTCAGTTGCTCCTTGGATAACATGGTGATTAGTAACTATAAAGGCACGTCCGTTTTCTTTTTTATACACAACACCAGAACCAGATCCTGCGTGACTACTTTCATTCGTAAAAAAAGAACCTTGTTGATAGTTCTCTATTCCTACCACAGCTTCCGATACATTTTCTACGATTTCCGTAATTTGTGTTGAGACATCCACTTCTATATTTTGGTGAATAGTATCCCCATTTTCATCACTACTTACTTGATTATCGTTGGGATTTTTTAATTCATAAGGTAAAAGATTGGATTCAATTAATGCAGGTAAGGCTAAGATAATCAAAACAGCGCCAAGCACCACTCCTACAACTGTTGGTACTACCCAATGGGGACGTTTCGGTTTAGGTTTATACCTATTAGGAGTATGATCATCGTAATATCCCATTTTTCTACTTTCTCCTTTCTATTTCGTATTTTGGCCTTGCCCATTTATATTACTTTACATAATATAATGCAGTTGGAGTGGAAGGGTCCGTATCATGGAGGTCAATGGTCGTACCTAATTGATGACCCCTCTCCGCAAGAATTGATCCTACCGACATTCTTGCTAAATCTTTCATGTTATTATCTTTACTTAAATGAGCCAAATAAATACGTTTTGTCTCGTTTCCAATTAAATCGCACAAAGCTAGTCCACAATCTTCATTCGATACGTGACCCTCATCCCCTAAAATTCTTCGTTTTACATTCCATGGGTATCTACCCATTCTCAGCATACCAACATCATGGTTAGATTCAAAAATATAGGCATCCGCATTTTCTACAGTCTTTTTCACACGGTCAGAGACATAACCAGTATCTGTGACTAAGGCGACTTTTTTTGTATCTTTATGGAAAACGTAGAACATTGGCTCCGCTGCATCATGGGATACACCAAACGATTCAATTTCCATACTACCAAAAGTCTTGGTTTCCCCCATATGGAAATAAAATTTTTGATCTAATGGAACTTCCCCAATCAATCCTTCCATTGCTTTCCACGTTTTTTCGTTTGCGTAAATGGGCAGTTTATATTTTCTTGCTAGAATTCCTAGACCCTTAATATGATCACTATGCTCATGTGTTACCAAAATTCCATCTAATGTTTTTGGATCTATATCAATCTCAGCCATAAGTCGGTCCATTTGTTTTCCACTCAATCCAGCATCTACAAGTAACCTCTGATCTTCACTTTCTATATAAAAAGCATTTCCTGTACTACCACTTGCCAGAACACTAAATCCTAGTGTCATTTTTACTCTCCCCCAGTAGTTGCCTCAATTTCTTTTATAATGTTCGTCATT is part of the Bacillaceae bacterium S4-13-56 genome and harbors:
- the rlmH gene encoding 23S rRNA (pseudouridine(1915)-N(3))-methyltransferase RlmH, with the translated sequence MKIFIVSVGKLKEKYLKQGIQEYVKRLGPYATIDLIEVADEKAPENLSEADMEDVKRKEGERILSKLGADTYIIALEINGQQLTSEKLAKKIDELGTYGKSKIAFVIGGSLGLSDEVLKRSDFGLSFSKMTFPHQLMRLILLEQVYRAFRINKGEPYHK
- a CDS encoding acyl-CoA thioesterase; the protein is MEAKRCKDSLSIKNSFVLPPDTNSHGTLFGGKLMAYIDDIGGIAAARHARKPVVTASTDSVDFLHPVFEGNTICVEAFVTWSHNTSMEVFVKAISENMLTGERKICTLAFLTFVAVDENGRPIDVPPVYPETNEEKWLHESAPQRAERRKERRTTSRELAKKFGTGLPWD
- the recQ gene encoding DNA helicase RecQ, producing MNNKAQQLLKQYYGYDTFRPGQETMIHHVTSSHHALGVMPTGGGKSLCYQIPGLLLEGTAIIISPLISLMKDQVDALNNYGIAATYINSSITYEEQRDRLEKMYEGRYQFVYVAPERFESPDFLRLARSIQLSLIAFDEAHCISQWGHDFRPSYRSVVATLDQIPNLPPLLALTATATKAVIQDIQRLLNISDKHVVNTGFARNNLHFQVVKGMNKHDFLLSYIRNRSHESGIIYAATRKDVDSIHAFLSKQKVKVARYHAGMSEQERKDAQQSFIQDELPVMVATNAFGMGIDKSNVRYVIHYAIPMNLESYYQEAGRAGRDGLESDCVLLFAGQDVHLQKFLIEQSLMNEEKKQQEYDKLQKMVNYVHTNRCLQRYMLDYFSDPHDINDCGKCSNCKDESEKEDVTREAQMILSCVKRMDERFGSGMVAKVLKGSKVKKVLDFKLDKLSTYGLMSKHTEKDILDLIHYLTADGFLQQEDAKFPVLKLTPSSIGVLKGQEKVFVKRLKLSRPMETNVDKDLFEELRQVRKIFAEEKGLPPYIIFPDSTLKDMCLRLPKSSEEMLAVNGVGDRKLREYGHEFLRVIIAHVEKKKSIEV
- a CDS encoding DUF1475 family protein, producing the protein MSISFIVGASTGKIISQELAILDLTWGKMNAVDLYIGLFLFCMWIIYRERSTIQKILWIILILLMGNWTTSLYVFLAIRKSNGSWRQFFQGARTGKDF
- a CDS encoding CxxH/CxxC protein, translated to MNLYVCNDHVELALDKIVDEYETFPTLEKVDNSSSLSTTCEYCGNKPTYIVANTYSSTK
- a CDS encoding S1C family serine protease, whose translation is MGYYDDHTPNRYKPKPKRPHWVVPTVVGVVLGAVLIILALPALIESNLLPYELKNPNDNQVSSDENGDTIHQNIEVDVSTQITEIVENVSEAVVGIENYQQGSFFTNESSHAGSGSGVVYKKENGRAFIVTNHHVIQGATELEVVLADGTRLDGTLRGSDYFTDLAVVEIDGDPINQVIEIGNSSNVKVGEPAIAIGNPLGLDFSGSVTQGIISGKERAIPQDFDGDGSTDWQSEALQTDAAINPGNSGGALINIRGQLIGINSMKIAQNAVEGIGLAIPIDSALPIIDQLEKNGVVQRPLIGIEAYSLGDVPSREWTNTFRLPADVTGGVYIRSTELGSPADRAGLDRYDVIVQLDDQPIQDILDLRKYLYNEKQIGDEMKVIFYRDGERQETTLELASQSY
- a CDS encoding MBL fold metallo-hydrolase; this encodes MTLGFSVLASGSTGNAFYIESEDQRLLVDAGLSGKQMDRLMAEIDIDPKTLDGILVTHEHSDHIKGLGILARKYKLPIYANEKTWKAMEGLIGEVPLDQKFYFHMGETKTFGSMEIESFGVSHDAAEPMFYVFHKDTKKVALVTDTGYVSDRVKKTVENADAYIFESNHDVGMLRMGRYPWNVKRRILGDEGHVSNEDCGLALCDLIGNETKRIYLAHLSKDNNMKDLARMSVGSILAERGHQLGTTIDLHDTDPSTPTALYYVK